From Candidatus Binatia bacterium, one genomic window encodes:
- a CDS encoding alkaline phosphatase family protein, with protein sequence MQKTARFLAAAILLVTGCSSYASTPSAAQPGSHERGASSGSSYIQHVVVVIQENRSFDDFFADFPGADGASGGCMETPQRQARRSPRLSGPCPSGDEYVALEPVKLAEYCDFSHGYQGFLRDYNGGRMDGFSLANGGRQTCPGKAGSAPYQYVEPSQIAPYWSIAQQYVLADHIFQTQGSGSFTAHQDLIAGATIVDPAKTKSIVDFPTAAPWGCDAPPGTRTSLLSFDGSKLRRQYHKGPFPCFTYETMRDLLDAASVSWRYYSPPVYNKRTHEREQGAHWDAFEAIDVVRNGPEWKSNIASPKTFFRDVAKGDLPAVSWIVPDELNSDHPGNKSDTGPSWVASIVNAVGESPYWDSTAIVVVWDDWGGFYDHEPPPFFDDWGGLGFRVPMLIVSAYARETNPGTPGYISHTQYEFGSILKFIESAWGLGSLGTTDQRATSINDCFDFTQSPRPFVPIQSKYSRAYFERQPPSYEPVDTE encoded by the coding sequence GTGCAAAAGACGGCGCGTTTCCTCGCCGCGGCGATCCTTCTCGTCACGGGCTGCTCGAGTTATGCGAGCACGCCGTCTGCCGCGCAGCCGGGGTCGCACGAACGTGGCGCGAGCAGCGGCTCGAGTTACATCCAGCACGTCGTCGTCGTGATTCAGGAGAACCGCTCGTTCGACGACTTCTTCGCCGATTTCCCCGGAGCCGACGGCGCGAGCGGGGGATGCATGGAGACTCCGCAGCGGCAGGCTCGGCGCTCTCCTCGGCTTAGCGGTCCGTGCCCGAGCGGCGACGAGTACGTCGCGCTCGAGCCGGTGAAGCTGGCGGAGTACTGCGACTTCAGCCACGGCTACCAAGGTTTTCTGCGCGATTACAACGGCGGGCGGATGGACGGCTTCAGCCTCGCCAACGGCGGACGCCAAACCTGTCCCGGCAAGGCCGGCAGCGCACCCTACCAATACGTCGAGCCCTCGCAGATCGCGCCGTATTGGAGCATCGCGCAGCAGTACGTCTTGGCGGATCACATCTTTCAGACTCAGGGCAGCGGAAGCTTTACCGCGCATCAAGATCTCATCGCGGGAGCCACGATCGTAGACCCGGCGAAGACGAAGAGCATCGTCGATTTTCCGACGGCGGCGCCGTGGGGATGCGACGCGCCGCCGGGCACGCGCACGTCGCTCCTATCCTTCGACGGTTCGAAGCTGCGGCGTCAGTATCACAAGGGGCCGTTCCCGTGCTTTACCTACGAGACGATGCGCGATCTGCTCGATGCGGCCTCCGTCTCGTGGAGGTATTACTCGCCGCCGGTCTACAACAAGCGCACGCACGAACGCGAGCAAGGCGCGCACTGGGACGCCTTCGAGGCAATCGACGTCGTCCGCAACGGGCCCGAATGGAAGTCGAACATCGCATCGCCGAAGACGTTCTTCCGCGACGTCGCAAAGGGCGACTTGCCGGCCGTCTCGTGGATCGTACCGGACGAACTGAACTCCGATCATCCGGGCAATAAATCCGATACGGGGCCGTCGTGGGTCGCAAGCATCGTCAACGCGGTCGGCGAGAGCCCCTACTGGGATTCGACGGCGATCGTCGTCGTCTGGGACGACTGGGGCGGCTTCTACGATCACGAGCCGCCGCCGTTCTTCGACGACTGGGGCGGCCTCGGGTTTCGCGTCCCGATGCTGATCGTCTCCGCGTACGCTCGCGAGACGAATCCCGGAACGCCGGGCTACATTTCACACACGCAGTACGAGTTCGGCAGCATCCTCAAGTTCATCGAGAGCGCGTGGGGGCTCGGCTCGCTCGGAACGACCGATCAGCGCGCGACGAGCATCAACGATTGCTTCGATTTCACGCAATCGCCGCGCCCGTTCGTTCCGATTCAGTCGAAGTACTCGCGCGCGTACTTCGAGCGTCAGCCGCCCTCGTACGAGCCGGTCGACACCGAGTAA
- a CDS encoding sodium:solute symporter family protein, with product MSGAVALSIVAVVVLGTIGFALFGVRRVRMDPQQYIVGGRSFGTIFLWVLLAGEIYTTFTFLGIAGLSYSQGAPAFYVMAYGACAYVIAYFITPAIWRVGKENNLLTGPDFFETMFDSRALGVSVAILQFLMIVPYVAVQLSGLQILLHIAGYGAYNATISVCIAFTVLALFVFSAGLRGTAWASIVKDVIVLLAVIFAGIAIPVRFFGSPSAMFDRVLHVHPQMLVLAHGNAYHGTIWFASTVLLSAIGFFMGPHSFNAVYSARGADTLRRNAMLLPFYQCFVSLMLFAGLSAALITPGLKGTAVDQSFLLVVQRYYPSWILGIIASAGALAALIPASALLLGGASVITKNVAGDWFGIATDDRSRTRLTRALVLLVALLALGFWLVAQKTVVELLLLYYNGITQFMPGVVAAFAWRRATAWGVGLGIAAGLAVAVPLAALNISPLGINPGFVGLGSNVLVLILVSLVTRGR from the coding sequence GTGAGCGGCGCGGTCGCGCTCTCGATCGTCGCCGTCGTCGTCCTCGGAACGATCGGCTTCGCGCTCTTCGGCGTGCGGCGCGTGCGCATGGACCCGCAACAGTATATCGTCGGGGGACGCTCGTTCGGCACGATCTTTCTCTGGGTGCTGCTCGCCGGCGAGATCTACACGACGTTCACCTTCCTCGGCATAGCCGGCCTATCGTACTCGCAAGGGGCGCCCGCATTTTACGTGATGGCGTACGGCGCGTGCGCCTACGTTATCGCCTATTTCATCACACCGGCGATCTGGCGCGTCGGCAAAGAGAACAATCTTCTCACCGGCCCCGACTTCTTCGAAACGATGTTCGACAGCCGGGCGCTCGGGGTCTCGGTCGCGATCCTGCAGTTCCTGATGATCGTGCCGTACGTCGCGGTGCAGCTCAGCGGATTGCAGATTCTGCTCCACATCGCGGGATATGGCGCGTATAACGCGACGATTTCCGTCTGCATCGCGTTCACCGTGCTCGCCCTCTTCGTCTTCTCGGCCGGGTTGCGAGGCACCGCATGGGCGAGCATCGTTAAAGACGTCATCGTCTTGCTGGCGGTAATCTTCGCCGGCATCGCCATCCCGGTGCGATTCTTCGGATCGCCGAGCGCGATGTTCGACCGGGTGCTTCACGTGCATCCGCAGATGCTCGTTCTCGCACACGGTAACGCCTATCACGGTACGATCTGGTTTGCCTCAACGGTTCTCTTATCGGCCATCGGATTTTTCATGGGACCGCACTCGTTCAACGCCGTCTACAGCGCGCGGGGAGCCGACACGCTGCGCCGCAACGCGATGCTCCTGCCCTTCTATCAGTGCTTCGTCAGCTTGATGCTCTTTGCGGGACTCTCGGCAGCGCTGATCACACCCGGACTTAAGGGAACCGCAGTCGATCAGTCGTTCCTGCTCGTCGTGCAGCGCTACTATCCGTCGTGGATTCTCGGCATCATCGCGAGCGCAGGCGCGCTCGCCGCACTCATTCCCGCTTCCGCGCTCCTGCTCGGCGGCGCAAGCGTCATCACGAAGAATGTCGCCGGCGACTGGTTCGGCATCGCGACCGACGACCGGTCTCGAACGAGGCTGACGCGCGCGCTCGTCCTGCTCGTCGCCTTGCTCGCGCTCGGTTTTTGGCTCGTCGCGCAGAAGACGGTCGTCGAGCTGCTGCTGCTCTACTACAACGGCATCACGCAGTTCATGCCCGGCGTCGTCGCCGCATTCGCGTGGCGCCGCGCGACGGCGTGGGGAGTCGGCCTCGGCATCGCCGCCGGTCTGGCAGTCGCCGTTCCGCTCGCCGCGCTGAATATTTCGCCGCTGGGCATCAACCCGGGATTCGTCGGGCTGGGCTCCAACGTTCTCGTCTTAATCCTCGTATCGCTCGTTACCCGAGGCCGTTAA
- a CDS encoding DUF3311 domain-containing protein → MRGLLAAIPIAALSIGVPLGNRVEPRILGAPFLLCWIVAWVLLTPAFIWAVGRLERHW, encoded by the coding sequence TTGCGGGGGCTCCTCGCGGCGATTCCAATCGCGGCCCTCTCGATCGGCGTGCCGCTGGGCAATCGCGTCGAGCCGCGCATCCTCGGAGCGCCCTTTCTGCTGTGCTGGATCGTGGCGTGGGTGCTGCTCACCCCGGCGTTCATCTGGGCGGTCGGTCGCCTGGAGCGGCACTGGTGA
- a CDS encoding LemA family protein, with translation MQQRPSYIGPIAVCVVIVVALLFIGSTYNSLVTLGQAVDAQWGQVQNVYQRRADLIPNLVATVKGAANFESSTYEAVAKARASVGQISPEVVQNAVNNPQDFAKYAQAQDALGSALSRLLAVVENYPQLKATENFQTLQAQLEGTENRIAYERKKYNDVAREFNTKRDTFPTVMIAGLFGSRFNEKPYFQAQPGAEKAPVVNFSP, from the coding sequence ATGCAACAACGTCCTTCGTATATCGGGCCGATTGCCGTCTGCGTCGTCATCGTGGTGGCGCTGCTCTTCATCGGCTCGACGTATAACTCGCTGGTCACGCTCGGCCAGGCCGTCGACGCGCAGTGGGGCCAGGTGCAGAACGTCTACCAGCGCCGCGCCGACCTCATTCCGAACCTCGTGGCGACCGTGAAGGGCGCCGCGAACTTCGAATCGAGCACCTACGAGGCCGTCGCGAAGGCGCGCGCCAGCGTGGGTCAGATCTCGCCCGAGGTCGTCCAGAACGCCGTCAACAACCCGCAGGACTTCGCGAAGTACGCGCAAGCGCAAGACGCGCTCGGCTCGGCGCTCTCCCGCCTTCTGGCGGTCGTGGAGAATTACCCACAGCTAAAGGCGACGGAGAACTTCCAGACCCTTCAGGCGCAACTCGAGGGGACCGAGAATCGCATCGCCTACGAACGGAAGAAGTATAACGACGTCGCCCGCGAGTTCAACACGAAGCGCGACACCTTCCCGACGGTCATGATCGCCGGGCTGTTCGGCAGTCGCTTCAACGAGAAACCCTACTTCCAGGCGCAGCCGGGAGCGGAGAAAGCGCCGGTGGTTAACTTCAGTCCGTGA